In the Candidatus Paceibacterota bacterium genome, GGCTAGCTCGGGCGTTATCTTTTGGTGCGGTCCCAAGCCCCAGCATTCTCGGGCCGGACAGACCCATTTACCCCGGCCTGGCTCCCGACCGTAATCGACCTCGACGGTGACCGCGCCCACCACCGTGCGCAGCGTCAGTCGCCGAGTCTGCCGCTGGCGCACGGGCAAAAAGAGCCCCAGCCTCTCGGGTTTGCGCTTGCAGTCGCCGCGCCAAACGCTGGCGCATCCATTCCTGCCCCTCGGCCAACACTTGAGCCTCGGCTTCCTTCAGTAACTGTGCACACGCTACTATCTTCTTAACGACTCCTCCCAACGTTGATGCGTGTTCTCTTGGTCGGAGAGGAACCGTTACCGCCTCATTACCTAGATACAGTCGCTAGTGTCCGGTTAAAGGTAATGCCCGATGCTGCATACGCCGAATCTCGCGAAAAACTGCACGCAATGGCCCGCAACGGAATTCAAATCGAACAATGCCAGACCGCTGCCGTCAGGCCTGTTGACACTGGTGGAAGTCGTTTTCAAACAGAGTTTAACTGGACACTACTGAGATACAGTGTCAAATTGCACCCCGAGTCCGCAAACAGAAGCTCTCTGGATTGGTTTCATTCAGTGTGTCCGTTAACCTATTGAACGATTAGCGAAGATCAAGCGCGCAGCCGCCCTCCTGGGGGTCGCGCATTGGCTCGACGGCCGTTTGGCCTGAACGTAAGTTTTATGACACCGAACCTTGGTAAGATAGACGATGCGATCCTGGCGCTGCTGCACCTGACCAGTTTTACGGAAGGCAGTGGGGCGCTCAAATCAACGCGCGCCTGGAAGGGACACAACTGGGACGCTTTGGCCCGCCTTCATGCCAAACGCTATATCAGTCATCCCGTCGGCAATGCCAAATCGGTCCTGCCCTCGGACGAGGGGAAAGCCCGCGCCGAGAAGCTATTCCGCCGCTTGTTTTGTGATTGAAGCGCAGGGATTAACAGCTGCCATCCGCGGGGCATTCCGGGCGCCGTATTCACATGATGTCTGAAGCACAGGAAATCAGCCAACTGATTACCACGGTGTTTCGCGCCTTCGCGCGGGCCGGCATTGACTTTCTGATCCTGCGCAATTATGAGGGACTGCCCAACTCAACCACCAACGACATTGACGTGTTGGTGGCGCCGGACCAGCGACGGCACGCGGAGCAAACCTTGGTGGCGGCGGCGGAGGCGGCCGGGTTTCGCCTACACAACCGCGCCGAGTTCATGCCCGTGGCCCTCTACTTGTCGAGCCGGCAATCCAATGCCCAAGCGCACTTCGATTTGTTCATCGCTTCGAAGTGGCGCGGGTTTGATTTCCTCAGTTGCCAGGGATTTCTCGAGCGCCGAGTCCGGCGGGAGTTGTTCGCCGTGCCGCATCCCGCCGACGAGGCCGCCACAAGCCTACTTTCTTTCCTGATCTACACGGGCAAGGTGAAGGAGAAATACCGGCCGTTCGTCGCCGCCAGCTTCCGCGCTGAGCCGGCGCTGGTCATGGACCGACTGGCGCAGACCTATGGCGCCGCGCGCGCGAAGTTCCTCCTGACCGCCGGGGTCGAGGAACGCTGGCGGGCGATCGAGGCTGCCACGGGCACTTTACGGCGGACTTTGATTGTCCGGCAATTGACGCGGCACCCCTGGCGGACCCTGCGGTCGTTATTGACTGATGCTTGGCGGTTGTGGTTGCGGTTCGTGCGTCCGCCGGGTTTGACCGTCGTGCTGTGCGGCGCGGGCGGCTGCGGCAAGTCCGCCATCGCCCAAGCCGTGGTCGCTGGGCTCGAGCGCACTTTCAGCCCGCTCAAGGGCCGGCATTTTCATTGGAAGCCGCCGGTGTTTACCGCCCGGCGGCGGGCGGCACGCGGGGCCGCTCCCGATCCGCACGGTCAGCCGGTGCGTAACCGGCTGGCTTCCTTCGGCTACTTCCTATTTCACTGGCTGGAGTTCTTTCTCGGCTCGCACCTGGTCTTTCGGCCGGCGACG is a window encoding:
- a CDS encoding DUF6429 family protein, whose product is MTPNLGKIDDAILALLHLTSFTEGSGALKSTRAWKGHNWDALARLHAKRYISHPVGNAKSVLPSDEGKARAEKLFRRLFCD